A region of the Gopherus flavomarginatus isolate rGopFla2 chromosome 3, rGopFla2.mat.asm, whole genome shotgun sequence genome:
CGCCCCCTACCCCCGGAGTCACGCCCGCAGTGACACCTCGCAGCCCCCCCctcgtgggggaggggaggagtattGCTGTCTAGGTTACATCCCCGGAGTCTCCTCTGCAACTTTTTCTCCCCCGGAGCGGGCCAAGCCCCTCCTGCCATTGGCTCCCAGCACGCGCCAGACCCGCGCGCTCCATTGGCTGAGCCGCCACGCGACCGGCGCGAGGAGggtgggaggcgggggggggggggcctggcgcGTGCCGCTTTTTAAAGGGGGCGCAGCGCCGTTCGCAACCGGAGAAGGCTGGTTGCACGCGAGCGGTGTGTGCGCCCGAGGTCCCCGGAGCCAGGGTAGAAGTGGGGGGGCGCGTGCAGCAGAACTCGCCAGGGCTGTTCTGCCCCGTCTCGCGCTTCCCTGCTTCACACCCCGCTTTGGTCTGCAGCGCCCGGCGCGATGAGCCACCTGCGGGCGGCCGCCGCCGGGTGGGTGGAAGGCGGCAGGGACTTGGgggcccagcagcagctggagcagacTCTCCTAGGGCAGGAGCATCCTGGCTGCGGTTTCCCCCCCGCTTGGCTGGGCATGTGCTGCCCGGCACGCGTCCCCGCAGCCGCCGCTGCCTCCACCAGATACCTGCTGCCCGGAGCagccgaggaggaggaggaggaggagccgctGGAGGCGGGGGGAGCCGAGCAGCACCTGggcggctgcagcagcaggagcggCCCCCCGGGGAAACTCTGCAAGTTGCCAGGGGGCGTCCCGTCGGCGGAGGGGGTGTCGGGCTGCGGCAGGCAGCGCGCCCCGTCcggggggctccggcagcaggtgAGCGGCGTGCAGAAGCAGCGGCGGCTGGCGGCCAACGCCCGGGAGCGGCGGCGGATGCACGGGCTGAACCACGCCTTCGACCAGCTGCGCAATGTCATCCCCTCCTTCAACAACGACAAGAAGCTGTCCAAGTACGAGACCCTGCAGATGGCGCAGATCTACATTAGCGCGCTGGCCGAGCTGCTGCACAGCCCGGCCGCACCCGCCGACACCCCGGGCAAGGGCGAGCACCGCTCCCCGCCCCACGAGTCAACCGGAGCAGAGGCCGGAGCTGCCGGGCAAggacaggggcagcagcagagaccctcGCCCTCCGGCCACTGCAGGACTCGCTTCCCCCAGCAGCCGGCTGCGGGGGGCTACTCCGTGCCGCTGGAccctctgcacttctccttccaGGAGAGCGCCCTGATGGCACAGAAAGTCCCATCTCCGGCCCTCCTGGGGCAGCCGCAGGAGAGGAGCAAACCATCGCCCAGGTCCCACAGGAGCGATGGGGAGTTCTCGCCCCGTTCCCACTACAGTGACTCTGATGAggccagctagagagagagcccAGCAGCGCCATGGGGGCGACAGGGGCAGAGCCACAACCAGAGCTGGCCCAGTCTGCGGGGGAAGGGGGGCGCGCTATGACTGCTGAAAACTTTGCCATGTACCTGGTTCCGCTGTTTAACAGCCTTTTGTGGTCTAAGTTCAAAATAGCATCGGTTCCTTTTAGCTTATGAATCTCCAGCCTTCTCCTTGGTTGGTGTATGGCAATGGCTATTTCGTGATTCAATGTCCCCGTTATCCACCCCACCCCGTTTCCCTTTCTTTGCATAGAGATTGTTTGTTTATAGtttctcccccagccccttccccaaccaATATGCTGCCTTGTAGTTCGGAGATTCACTTGCATTGCTAGCGAATAGCAAATACACTGTGGACACTTAgcttgctaaaattaaattaccgTTTATGGATGCCATGGGCATCCTtctgtgtctacacagacacttaCACAAAAGTCTTCCGAAATGCCGGTCCTGTATCCGAATTTTATTGttatggaaacaaacaaaaagattgtAAATAGTATACTCCTGTGCTGTAAATACCAGAGGAAAGGCGGATTTTTAAAAGTCCCGTGTTTGATGTTGGCATCTTTTGGGGAAACTTGGCGCAAGCACTTTATCAGCGGCTGGAGATGCGGCTTCAAGAGGAAAGCAACTAACTGCCAATTGGAGACGATTATTTAATTTAGCCACTTATCGTCCTTAAGCTCTTCAAGTGTCAAAGTTTTATgtgaattttattttgcttttgtgaTATTAGGAAACTTATTTATTACGGAGTGTTTGCTACTATTTCtgctttttacctttttttaacttttctacAAGAATGTCCTGTTTTTAATTTAGCAAAGCCAGCTGCCATTGTTTTCTGTAATTTTGAGATCAAATAAATGAGGGGGGGAAGATTGGTTAGACTATTTTTCAGaagccataataaaaatatacagaaCACTTATTTCAAAACGAGTACTGATCTCTTTTTAAAAGGGCGCTTTCCGAATATACTGACATACATCGCCATGAGATGGCTGGGTGAGTGCATTTGATTTAGAGTGCGTGGGTCTGTATGATATTGGAATTTACACCACCTCTGCTTTCAATTCTTTCGCACCTGTGCgtgcaaaaaaaccaaacgaACAAAGACCCTCTGGTAGTTAAACCTACCACAAACTGTAAATTGTATAATGAACGGCATTAATCGCTTAAGACTGCAACAatgctctttttttttaagcagtagTTCTCTAACCTGTTCCTGATTTTAATGGGTAACACTCTTCCCTGTTGGGGTTAGGAAAGGGAGGGCTTGTCCCGGCACTAAAATTCCCATTGCAACAGGAGAACGTTGCCTGAGTTAGGACTGCAGGATGGGACCCCTATCGGCGTTCAGCTCTCTGAGGCACTCGTCCTTCTCCCCTTGATGTTAATTGTTCAAATTCCGTTCTCTGCTTCACCGGTGTAACGAAAAACACCACTACTGACTTGACTTAGCacaactcccgttgacttcagtgggaagggGGGGGTGAGCGCATTGTCTCGGAGCAGTTGCCCTGATGAGGTATGGCATGAGCATAGCTGGTTCTCATCACAGGAGAAGGAGTCTTAAACTGAAGTTGGTTAGGAGTTCTGAGAGCCGGGTAAGCTAATCGGAAAGCTGGACAGACTAGCAATACCGATTTGAAAGGGTGGGTCACGAGAGCTGCAGGGGTAGTTTGCCCTTCTTTCTCGCAGCTCTGGGCATGAAATGACTTGCCCCGGGGTCCTTACTGAGGCAAAGGTAGCTCCAGAAGAGCGGCTTGCAGCTCTCGAGCAAGTGTCGGAACAAGGTGTAAAGGAAAAGACAGAATCGCTTCGGGGCATAAAAGTCCAGAGTATCCATCTGTCAAAAAGCTAAAACCTATTAGCCAGTCATATTTCTGACTATCTCTAATAACGTATTTCTAATGAGGATTTTAACCTGCGTGAAAACCTGGATGTCCTGAAAGCCATAAAGAGGGTCCAGCTACTGTTGAAATGTGGTCCAAAGGTATTTACTTTCTGCAAATAGAACAGGCGGGCTGCGGCTCGTGTCTATTGGTGAGCTACCCTGTAGATTTGAAACGAACATTTTCCTTTGGTGCCTATCTTAATATGACTGTGCCTCTCAATAATAAGGTCTCCCTGTAACGCGGCCCAACACTTACTTTGAATGCAACTCTGCCAAGTgctcaatttaaaaatcaaatttgagGTTTGGAAATCAAGCCGGCGCCTTGTTTTGTGTTTAAGGTTTTGAGGCGTGCTCCTCTGAAGTGCACATCTCTCGCCTCTTTCAGGGATGCAGGGACCGGGCCATTACTTTGTTTTGTAGGGTCGGATTCTTGAGACAACGGCCCAGATGCTTCCCCAAGTAAGTAATGCTTTCACTTCACTCTTACTCCATTAACAAGCTGTAACATATAGCTGCAGGTTGCTATAAACTCATTAATACTTTGGAAACTTGAATATTGAGTATTCGCCTGGGGAAAGGAGAGCAGGATTTGACCCAGTGTCCTtaaccaattttatttaaaaaataataaataaaaacccTAGTGTGGAAATCCAGAGGATTTCTCCTGCAGTTCTCACAAATGCAAGACCTTCCAAAGAACGCAAGCACCAAACTCTGAActcaacagaattttttttgcaTGAGTAAAGACTACCGAATCCATCAACCGGAGACTTTCTACACGGGCTTCTTCCTTCTCCATTGCGTTATTTTCGTGCTTTCAGCAGGTGAAACCTCACCTAGGTCTAACTGACAATCAATTAAACTGCTCTGGTAGGTGTGCCGATAGCAAGCAGGCAGTCTGCAAGAAGCAGGTGATCGTGACGCTTTCCAGGAAAGAGATCCTGCACCTGTCCCCTTGATAACCTTTTGCACTGCCGGGTTTGCTGTGCTGCAGATAAACATCTTCGGGTGGCTTAAACGAATCAAGTCACTGCTTCCACACTAACGCTCCAACTGCTGGGAATATATTTACCAACCTGGGTAGGGTGAAAAGTTCATCAGCAGGGTCATTTCACTTTCAAAACTTCACGATTTGTTTCCgagtttatatttttgattactacTTACTACGAAAACCTCAACATTTTAGAAATAGTTAATAGGCTGCAAGCATTTGACGTTCAGCCCAGAAAACTCTTTTAAAAGCATTGTGCTGTACATAGATCTGCCATAGAAATATATCACTCAGTGCTTTAAACAAGATTAATTTTTCTTAAAGTTCACATATGTAGCGAATGATCCAACACGGGGGGATTGGTGTTGATATACAGTATTATCAGTTTAATTGAACTGGCCCAGCTATGCCTTTTGTGATGCGCATATATTTGTGTGTACGTGAGAGAAACTATTTTAATTCTTTTCAGAAGGTTTTTCTCATTTCATCCAAACAATTTATGGCTTGGCGCTCCAAAAATCTAACTCACGCTATTTGTGTGCAAAATGATTTGAAAAGGCATGCATAAAAGCATCTACGCTAGAAGGAAATGTTCTAGCTATTGGCCGATCAACTGTACCATGCAGTGTGTTAATCTTCACCTCTATAGTTGGGGATTCCGGTTTTTTAATAGACACTTCTTTgaaagagacacacagacacatttCCATTTTAAGGCTCTACTATAGAGTTTGCATAACAAACGTTTGGCAGCCCACACTCTTACACTCCATTAACAAGCTGTAACATATAGCTGCAGGTTGCTATAATCTCATTAATATTTTGGAAACTTGAATGTTGAGTATTCAGCCTGCTCATTCCCCATATGCCAGACCACTCCCGCTATGCTGGCTGGTTCCTTTCTCTCCATTATTAGCAATTAGCTTCTACCTTCCAAAGTCACATCCAAGTATCTAAGATACTAGCAAAGGAATCAACTATGTGTTGGAAGCTAAGCATGCTTAATATCTCCCAAACAAACAAAGAGACAACATTGGTTTAAGTAATGAAGATGGATAAATCGCTTTACTGAGTTTACGACAGTGTTTGTTCTGTATGTACTAGTATTAACTTAAAATAACACACACTCTCTACAACCCCACTCGAAGCAGATCAGGGTAAGCTGTTTGTGTGCTCATAGTATTTTTAACTTACTTTATCTGAACTGGAGCGTCAGAAGTGTATTATCCGGGCGTCGAAATTTTGGCTGAACGCTAAGTATCTGCCAGAATGTGAAATGCGatgagtgtttgtttttttttttttgggtggggggaggacccTTTGTGTGAGATTCCACAGGCGTGTGCATGTGCCGATCGTTTGTATTTGgccaaaaagttttggttttattGGTTTAGCTTCTCGTTTAGACCTACACAGGCTCGCTGACCTCCAGGCGGACCGTGGGAATTCCCAAGAGGCAGCCTGCTCTAGTGAGTCTCGTGTTAGTTTGCTGCGCGGTCTGAAGTTACAGTATAGAAACGTATTTTGGGGATCGATTTTGGAGCTTTTGTTCTTGACCGCAATGGAGGTGGGATCGAGTCCCTTGTCCTGTTTCCTGCACGCTCTCGTTAAAAGTTTACCGCACGAGGTTGAAGTCTTCCCTATTACGCAACCTTAAAAAGCAGACGAATCCTGGGGGTTTTACTGGTTTTTAAacaccactcctgcacccccagagcaCACGTGCGAGAAGAGACAAGTAGAGGTGTATTGCTGCCTCGCAAGTGGCTGCTATTTGCTCAACCTCTGGCCTGGAGAGGAAGAAAGAGTTaaacctgggaaggggagaggagataAAAGAGAGGCAGAGGAACTAAAGAGCGTGTGGGGGTGGCTTGCGGTAATGTGAGTGTTTCTTAATTAGAGCGAGGCTGACAATAGAGGGGCTGGCTGGCAGAGGCTCCTGGCCTCAGAGCTGAGTGTCTGGAGCGGAGCACGCGTTGTCAGCTGGTGAGCGCACCGGCCTTTCAGGCACCTCCCCAGGGAGTTGCGCTCCCGCCGTACACACCATCAtcacccctcccctccatctACCTCCTCCCGCCCCCTACCCCAGCGGAGCACAACAGCCAGCATTCACACCCTCAATAACAGCAGCGCAGCAGCGGCCAGCcacctcccagcaaccagcagcacGCGAGGGCAACTGCTGGGGCACCTGAAAGAGTCAAAGCCAAAGAAAAGGAGACAAAGGAGGAGAAAAGGATACACACAAGTGGGCCAGCGTGTCTGCACCGACAATATAGAGAGGCAGGCACACGCACAGGGAGACAAAGAGGCAGGCACTCACAGAGATAAGGGAGTGTCTCTCTGTCCTACACGCAGAACAAGTCTCCTAAGCGTAGAACAatattcaaaacatttcagcaagTTTTGTGTGTGGGTGACTCGAGGTGAACAAGGAAGATTTAAGTTAGttcttaggaaaaactttctaattagaAGGGTAAtttcagctctggaataggcttcccagggaggttgtagaatcccactggaggcttttaataaGTTGAGCAAACTCATATCACTCATGGATGGTCAAGAGTTACTGGATCTTGCCTCAGGGCCAGGGACTGGATTGGGTTACTTCTGGAGGTCCTCTCCCCTGTATTTCTAGAAGTCCATAACACTTGCCACTCCGCCAAAAAGAACTAAACTCCTGGCGCTGACTCTGCACCCACTTGCATAGAGAAGAGACTGAGCAAAAGGGAGGGTGGGAAATCCACTATCCACTTTCAGACGTGTGATGGGCACATTGGGATCCAGGGGTCTAGTTCAAGTCAGTGACTGGGGCAGAGGCCAACTATAAAATTCTTATTGAGTTTGGCTTTTCCCGAAGGTGTTGTGGTGGCTTGGATATGGAGTGTAAAGGCCCAACGCAActtccacagaaatcaatgggagtctttctatttatttacaaggaatttgTATCAAGTACTTGGTTCTGACCCAtctgagagagaaaaggagggagaaAATCAGACCTCCAGACAATTCCCTGTGCTCCTATAACAACACAAGCATAAACCCCATTAAGGACTGTAAGTCTGCAAGGTACAGATGTAGCATTCAAAAAACAGTAAGTTAACCTTGTCTGTTTGCCTTAACAGCCTGTACTAGGAATAGCCGCGATACGCTTTCTATTTCTTGGCCCTTTTCCACTTTGAGGCAGAGAAGTggtatttattaaacaaaaccgTAGTATTGTAGACATACAGGTGTGTTTGTAAATGAAGAGCAACTCTTGACGGGTTGTTCTTTTATAACGATTAAACTACAGGCCGGAGCTCACGTCCCAGCAACTACAATAATTCACTGGTGGTGAGAGTGTGTTATACTGACACGCAGGATACGTAATACACGAGGGTGAAAGGACACGTTTGCCATTTCTTATTcaaaagggagaggggaggaattgAAATCCTACAGATTGTGGCCCTGAGAGGCAAAGGGCAATTTGAAGAACCACTCTTGTggtttcttctctctcccttgtGTGccactagtgtgtgtgtgtgtgtgtgtgtgtgtgtgtgtgtgtgtgtgtgagagagagagagctttttcACGCAGGAGCATGGTAACTGCAGATTTGCAAAATCTGCAATATGCTGCTGTAGGGCTCACTTGCCCCGGGAACCCACGCAGCAGAGCTCAGGATGGTCTCAGGTGCTGATGGAGCTGACAGCAGTCTGTGTCAAACAAGGACTCTCCACCTGCAGTGTTACAGCCCGCGTAGATCTCCTTCTGGACTGGACTGTTCGATCCTCAGGTGGAGGCGGGTTTTGGGGCAACAGGATGAATGTTAAACTTCTCTAAATACTGGCCACCTAAAACCACAGGTCTGTGGCTAGGTTAGTAGAAGACATTTCCAGGTCTAACATTAGGAGCATCTGAGTTTTGCAGTCCTGCAGTTATGGTGGCTTCATAAGCATGGGGGGGAAATCCCAGGATACCATTATTGTTCCCTTCTCCGGCAGCATGAATATAGCAGTGTGTTCATTTAGGAAGGACACGGGAACTGGCTCATAAGATTAGTACACGGACACTCCTCACCTGAGGGCTTCTACCTCTGGCCAGGCCCTGACAATCACATACCTGTATTGTTGGGTGTCTGACAGGTGTTGGGTGGGTGGAACCTTTTTAGCGCGGCCTGGAATGCAGAACAATCCAGGCATGTCAGACACCAGCTGTTTACCACCTAGGCTGCGGCGTGCCAAAAGCTACAGCCCGGTCATGGCACTGCACAGCCGAGGCAGCATGTcgcagctcagcagcagcaggtgtgtgacatgCCTTTCGTCTGGATGATAAAGCAGGTGTGTGACATGCCTTTCCCTGACGTGCGTGCCACATGTCAGTGCATTCTACTGCTGTGCTTAAGCAATGTAACCtgttggggaggggcagtgctCAGGAGTACAGGCACGGTCCTTTGCCCTGTTGGTGACATGtggctgttggggggggggggggagaaccttGTTTGAaataatcatagattattagggttggaagggacctcagaagatcatctagtccaacccccctgctcaaagcaggaccaatccccaaatggccctctcaagggctgaactcacaaccctgggtttagtaggccaatgcacaaaccaatGAGCTATCCTCCCCCCTGCACCGCAGAGAAACCCTCACCGCATGTCTGTCGTGTCTctggttttttttctgttcaaaGTTGAGCAGGCTTTGAGCTGTGTTTTGGCCCCAGCCGGCTGGGGATCTGTTGCGCTGGACAGAGTTATCAGGGAGAGGGAGCAATGGGAGCATGTCCTGCGTTTGgcagccagaaggaggcaccttGACCCAGAAGTAAATGCTTACAGCTGACCTTGTGTCCACGGCAAAAGATGGTGAAACTTCAGGGCCCACCTTCATCCTCGTGATGTCAATAGCGTGGCATCAGGGGTGAAAGTGAAGTTAGGTGCTTGAGCGCGGACAAACGCCATATCCTTGACCTAAGCCAAAAGATTCGCGCAGCAACTTCCCAAGAGCTAAAATCTAGGATTTAAAAACAGCGCTGATCTGTACCCACAGAGAGCGGGTGATACAGAGGCTCCAGTTAATGCAGCTCTCCTGTGTTGGGAATGCATTGATGCTTTGCCTTCAAGACGGAGAGACAGAGGCTTCTTCTGATATGCTAGCAAAGGGCAAAGGATGGTCCTAGAGCAGTTTTAAACTGAGGGCTGGTGTAAAACTGACAAGTGCAAAGGAGCAggggacagagacatcccttagggaaggatctattaatggagattctctatatcctagtaaggcagagaggatggaagataaaatacaggtagcaTCTTATGAGAAATGGTCAaatgaaagagtcccattcaattacatcatgtaatggcagacagctaaaaagtaacaagtttttaaagtgcttgtatacCAACTGTagcagtctaaataataagatggatgaATTGGAGTGCCTCCTATTCAATGAGAATAttaatataataggcatcacaaaacttggtggaatgaggataatcaaagggacacagtaataccagggtacaaaatatattggaaggacagagtgCTGTTAGGAGAGTTGCActacatgtgaaagaaagcatagactcaaatgaagtgtaaaatttcaaatgaaccaaacactatccatagagattctatggtacaaatACCATGCTCTAATAACAAGAATCTAGCAGTAGGGACcagctgaccaggatggtgatagtgactgtgaaatgctcaggaaattagaggctataaaaataaagggggatttcaactatccccatactgactgggtacatgtcacctcagaacTGGATGCAGAAATAACGTTTCTTGACATcttaaataactgcttcttggagcagctagtcccgGAACCCAGAAgaggagagacaattcttgatttagtagTAAGTGCAGCACAGGCTGTGATCCAAgcggtgaatatagctgaacagGTTGGTGATAGTTACTATAATATACTTATATTTAACATCCTTGttttggggaaaacaccacaacagcCCAACACAATagcatttaattttagaaagggggactacacaaaaatgaagaggttaattaaacagaaattaaaaggtacattaCCAAAAGTAAAATTCCTgccagctgcatggaaactttttttttaaatacaccacaatagaggcccaacttaaatgtataccccaaattaaaaaacacagagaaccaaaaaagtgtccCTGTGactaaacagcaaagtaaaaaAGCAGTGAGAGACCCAAAGGATTCTTTTTAAAAGTGTAAGTTAaattctagtgaggaaaatagacagGAGCATAAACTTGGGCaactgaagtgtaaaaatataattaggacagccaaaaaagaatttgaagaacagctagccgaagattcaaaaagtaatagcatttttttaaatacaacagAAGTGGGAAGCCTactaaacaaccaatggggccactggacgattgagatgctaaaggagcattaaggatgataaggccattgtggagaaactagatgaattctttgtattggttttcatggctgaggatgtgagggagattctcaaacctgagtcattctttcaggtgacaaatctgaggaactgcctgAGACTGAAGCGTCATTAGAGATTgataaacagtaacaagtcaccaggaccagatggtattccctcaagagttttgaaggaactcaaatgtgaaattgcagaactggtaACTGTAGTCAATAACCTATAACTTAAATCAACTGctataccaaatgactggaggatagctaatgtgatgccaatttttaaaaagcactgcaGAGgtaatcccggcaattacaggctggaaaGCCTgccttcagtactgggcaaactggttgaaactatagtaaataacTGAACgtaatttgttggagaagagtcaacatggtgtttgcaaagggaaatcatgcctccccaattcactagaattctttgaggtggtCAGCAAGgatgtggatatagtgtacttggattttcagaaagcctttgacaagggccctcaccaaaagctcttaagcaaagtaagctgtcatgagataagagggaaggtgctctcatggactggtaactggtaaaaggtaggaaacaaagggtaggaataaaaggtcagttttcagaacggagagaggtaaatagggtggtccccagggatctgtactgggaccagtcctgttcaacatattcataaatgatctggaaaaggggataatCAGTGATGTAGCAAAACTTGCAAATGATACAGAACTACTCAGGATAGTAAGTCccaggcaaactgcaaagagctacaaaaggctgtctcaaaactgggtgactgggcaacaaaatggcagatgaaattccatgttggtaaatgcgaagtaatgcacattggaaaacataatcccaactatacatataaagtgatggggtctaaattagatgttaccactcaagaaaaagatcttagagttattgtggatagttctcttaaaaaaaaacactcagtgtacagcagcagtcaaaaaagcaaacataatgttGGGattcattaagaaagggatacatatcacattgcctctatataaatcc
Encoded here:
- the ATOH1 gene encoding transcription factor ATOH1, which encodes MSHLRAAAAGWVEGGRDLGAQQQLEQTLLGQEHPGCGFPPAWLGMCCPARVPAAAAASTRYLLPGAAEEEEEEEPLEAGGAEQHLGGCSSRSGPPGKLCKLPGGVPSAEGVSGCGRQRAPSGGLRQQVSGVQKQRRLAANARERRRMHGLNHAFDQLRNVIPSFNNDKKLSKYETLQMAQIYISALAELLHSPAAPADTPGKGEHRSPPHESTGAEAGAAGQGQGQQQRPSPSGHCRTRFPQQPAAGGYSVPLDPLHFSFQESALMAQKVPSPALLGQPQERSKPSPRSHRSDGEFSPRSHYSDSDEAS